A window of the Synechococcus sp. JA-3-3Ab genome harbors these coding sequences:
- a CDS encoding proline--tRNA ligase: protein MQRSQRLSQMLFVTLREDPAEAELISHKLLLRGGFIRRLSPGIYTYLPLLWRVLQKISDIVREEMNAIGAQECLLPQLQPAEIWRESGRWDVYTQAEGIMFALKDRQGREQALGPTHEEVITLLARDLIRSYRQLPQILYQIQTKFRDEIRPRFGLLRGREFLMKDAYSFHANEESLRQTYQDMYRAYGRILRRCGLEFCVVEADAGAIGGPSAASQEFMVLASAGEDEILYTPDGSYAANVEKAVSLPPPAADSPYTTFQVLDTPGTETIEKLANFLKISPTLIVKNVLYQALYDNGLRVVVLLSIRGDQEVNEVKLANHLNRLAERYQANKLLKLTLADAEIQKSWQGDPIPVGYIAPDLPDSCLGRQKNLAPQILRLADQTAALLKNFVTGSNQVGRHVVGANWGEQYPLAEVVDVRKAQAGDRCLLNPDQILETARGIEIGHIFQLGLKFSLPMRASFTDEQGSEQPLWMGCYGIGVSRLAQAAVEQSHDANGIIWPVAIAPYHVVVVVPNVSDPEQTKVAEKLVQELAAAGIETLWDDRDERAGVKFKDADLIGIPYRLTTGRSLKQGKVELAERATGQAVEIPIEEVVATLKERIAAALAVPD, encoded by the coding sequence ATGCAACGGAGCCAGAGATTGAGTCAGATGTTGTTTGTAACCCTGCGGGAGGATCCTGCCGAAGCAGAACTGATCAGCCACAAGCTGCTGCTGCGGGGCGGCTTTATCCGGCGGCTCTCCCCGGGGATCTACACCTATTTGCCGCTCCTCTGGCGGGTTTTGCAAAAGATCTCGGACATCGTCCGGGAGGAGATGAACGCCATCGGCGCTCAGGAGTGTCTGCTGCCCCAGTTGCAGCCAGCCGAGATCTGGCGGGAGTCGGGCCGCTGGGACGTGTACACCCAAGCGGAAGGGATCATGTTCGCCCTCAAAGACCGACAGGGGCGCGAGCAGGCCCTGGGCCCTACCCACGAAGAGGTGATTACCCTGCTGGCCCGGGATCTCATTCGCTCCTATCGCCAGTTGCCGCAAATTCTCTATCAAATCCAGACCAAGTTCCGCGACGAGATTCGACCCCGCTTTGGCCTGCTGCGCGGGCGGGAATTCCTCATGAAAGACGCCTACTCCTTCCACGCCAACGAAGAGAGCCTGCGCCAGACCTACCAGGACATGTACCGGGCCTACGGCCGCATCCTGCGCCGCTGCGGGCTGGAGTTCTGCGTGGTGGAGGCCGACGCCGGCGCCATCGGGGGGCCATCGGCAGCCTCGCAGGAGTTTATGGTGTTGGCCTCTGCCGGAGAAGACGAGATCCTCTACACTCCTGATGGCTCCTATGCCGCCAATGTGGAGAAGGCCGTCTCCCTTCCGCCGCCAGCAGCAGACTCCCCCTACACCACCTTCCAGGTTCTGGACACGCCGGGAACGGAAACCATCGAGAAGCTGGCCAATTTCTTGAAGATCTCCCCCACTCTGATTGTCAAAAACGTCCTCTACCAAGCCCTTTACGACAACGGCCTACGGGTGGTGGTGCTGCTGAGCATCCGCGGCGATCAAGAAGTCAATGAGGTGAAGCTGGCCAACCACCTCAACCGTCTGGCGGAGCGCTACCAAGCCAACAAGTTGCTCAAGCTCACCTTGGCGGATGCGGAGATCCAAAAAAGCTGGCAAGGGGATCCGATCCCCGTGGGCTACATCGCGCCCGACCTGCCGGATAGCTGCCTGGGCCGGCAGAAAAACCTGGCCCCTCAGATCCTGCGCCTGGCCGACCAGACGGCAGCCCTGCTGAAAAACTTTGTAACCGGCAGCAACCAGGTGGGGCGGCACGTAGTGGGGGCCAACTGGGGCGAGCAGTACCCCCTGGCGGAGGTGGTGGACGTGCGCAAAGCGCAAGCCGGGGATCGCTGTCTGCTCAACCCCGACCAGATTCTGGAAACCGCCCGCGGCATTGAGATCGGCCATATTTTCCAGTTGGGCCTCAAGTTTTCGCTGCCGATGCGGGCCAGCTTTACCGACGAGCAGGGATCCGAGCAGCCCCTGTGGATGGGCTGCTACGGCATTGGGGTATCGCGCCTGGCCCAGGCGGCGGTGGAACAGTCCCACGATGCCAATGGGATCATCTGGCCGGTGGCGATCGCCCCTTATCACGTGGTGGTGGTGGTGCCCAACGTCTCCGACCCAGAGCAGACGAAGGTGGCGGAAAAATTGGTGCAGGAACTGGCTGCTGCCGGCATCGAGACCCTCTGGGACGACCGGGACGAGCGGGCCGGCGTCAAGTTCAAAGATGCGGATCTCATCGGGATCCCTTACCGCCTTACCACCGGGCGCAGCCTTAAGCAAGGCAAGGTGGAATTGGCCGAGCGGGCCACCGGCCAAGCGGTAGAAATTCCCATTGAGGAAGTGGTGGCTACCCTCAAAGAGCGGATTGCTGCCGCTCTGGCTGTGCCAGATTGA